In one Methylobacterium sp. SyP6R genomic region, the following are encoded:
- a CDS encoding alpha/beta fold hydrolase: MTAITHHTIRANGIRQHYLEAGSGPPVVLLHGFPETSYAWRHQIPPLGRHYRVIAPDLRGYGETDKPASGYDKRTMAQDLVALLDALGIDRIALVGHDRGARVATRFAKDHPDRLDRLVVMDNVPTRIVARHMNAQTARAYWFFLFHLVPDLPEALIAGREDLWLRHFFSDWCFNPHAISGADFDTYVAAYRAPGAVRGAMADYRANAEDNAQDLVDAEVKIACPVLSLWGADFGAVGQAFDMKAVWAEMASDLRTAAIARCGHLPHEEQPDEVNRLLLDFLAGWDGGA; this comes from the coding sequence ATGACGGCGATCACGCATCACACGATCCGGGCGAACGGCATCCGGCAGCATTACCTCGAGGCCGGATCGGGCCCGCCGGTCGTGCTGCTGCACGGTTTTCCCGAGACGAGCTACGCCTGGCGCCACCAGATCCCGCCGCTCGGCCGGCACTACCGCGTCATCGCTCCGGACCTGCGCGGCTACGGCGAGACCGACAAGCCGGCGAGCGGCTACGACAAGCGCACGATGGCGCAGGACCTCGTCGCCCTCCTCGATGCCCTCGGGATCGACAGAATCGCCCTCGTCGGGCACGACCGCGGCGCGCGGGTCGCCACCCGCTTCGCCAAGGATCATCCGGACCGCCTCGACCGGCTGGTCGTGATGGACAACGTGCCGACCCGGATCGTGGCGCGCCACATGAATGCCCAGACCGCCCGGGCCTACTGGTTCTTCCTGTTCCACCTGGTGCCCGACCTGCCGGAGGCGCTGATCGCCGGGCGCGAGGACCTGTGGCTGCGCCACTTCTTCTCCGATTGGTGCTTCAACCCGCACGCCATCTCGGGGGCCGACTTCGACACCTATGTCGCGGCCTACCGGGCGCCCGGCGCCGTGCGCGGCGCGATGGCGGATTACCGCGCCAACGCGGAGGACAACGCGCAGGACCTCGTCGATGCCGAGGTGAAGATCGCCTGCCCGGTCCTGTCGCTGTGGGGCGCCGATTTCGGTGCCGTCGGCCAGGCCTTCGACATGAAGGCGGTGTGGGCCGAGATGGCGAGCGACCTGCGCACGGCGGCGATCGCCCGGTGCGGCCACCTGCCCCACGAGGAGCAGCCCGACGAGGTCAACCGGCTCCTCCTCGATTTCCTGGCCGGCTGGGACGGCGGCGCCTGA
- a CDS encoding YoaK family protein has protein sequence MRPSPAQILSFVGGYVDTVGFLALQGLFTAHVTGNFVTFGAAMVHGATGAWAKLLALPVFCVAVLATRLAGRRLEETGRPVLRLLLLTQCAFLALGTVLAIALGPFTDADRPAALLTGMVLVVAMAVQNAAHRAHLPEAPPSTLMTGTTTQIMIDLADLLRGVPAEHAARRRIARMSAAVAAFALGCGLAALFFYLVGAAAIAVAPVLILVAALDSGPARAA, from the coding sequence ATGCGCCCCTCCCCCGCCCAGATCCTGAGCTTCGTCGGCGGCTATGTCGACACGGTCGGCTTCCTCGCCCTCCAGGGCCTGTTCACCGCCCACGTCACCGGCAACTTCGTGACCTTCGGCGCCGCGATGGTGCACGGCGCCACCGGCGCCTGGGCGAAGCTCCTGGCGCTGCCGGTCTTCTGCGTCGCGGTGCTGGCCACCCGGCTCGCCGGCCGCCGCCTGGAGGAGACCGGCCGCCCGGTCTTGCGCCTGCTGCTCCTGACCCAATGCGCCTTCCTGGCCCTCGGCACGGTCCTCGCCATCGCGCTCGGACCGTTCACGGATGCCGACCGTCCGGCGGCGCTCCTCACCGGCATGGTGCTGGTCGTCGCGATGGCGGTGCAGAACGCGGCGCACCGGGCGCACCTGCCCGAGGCGCCGCCCTCGACCCTGATGACCGGCACGACGACGCAGATCATGATCGACCTCGCCGACCTGCTGCGCGGCGTGCCGGCCGAGCACGCGGCGCGGCGCCGGATCGCCCGGATGAGCGCCGCCGTCGCGGCCTTCGCCCTCGGCTGCGGGCTGGCGGCGCTGTTCTTCTATCTCGTCGGTGCCGCCGCGATCGCGGTCGCGCCGGTGCTGATCCTCGTCGCCGCCCTGGATTCCGGCCCGGCACGGGCGGCCTGA
- a CDS encoding alginate export family protein, producing the protein MFVALCLLSAGACAEDAASDPITRPATKTNRWAEDWSPLADPARRTQPFDDLKYIPLFAADPKSYLSLGLTLRERFESNRTPAFGIGGPRGDAYLLQRLQIHLDARLNENWQIFAQVEDVRAPGKRVITSVDENILDLRLAFLSYSRTGEDGTFKARAGRQDFAFDLQRFVSSRDGPNVRQSFDALWADWESGPWRVLGFVSQPVQYRIYEPFDDVSTKAFRFSTLRVERKVFGDQELSAYWGLYERDGARFLDAVGNESRHVLDIRYAGAAGGFDWDLEAMGQIGSVGRTDIAAWAVGSRVGYTLDTLPWRPRLGLQGDAASGDARRGDSTLNTFNPLFPNGYYFTLAGYTSYANLLHLKPSLTVHPAAGLAVSAAFGLQWRQTTSDAVYVQPSNPVPGTAGRGHLWTGAYGQLRADYVFAPGLTGAVEAVRFAAGDTIRQAGGKDGTYLGVELRYAW; encoded by the coding sequence ATGTTCGTCGCGCTCTGCCTGCTGAGCGCGGGCGCGTGCGCCGAGGACGCCGCCTCCGACCCGATCACCCGGCCGGCGACGAAGACCAACCGCTGGGCCGAGGACTGGTCGCCCCTGGCCGATCCGGCCCGGCGCACCCAGCCCTTCGACGACCTGAAATACATCCCGCTCTTCGCCGCCGATCCGAAGAGCTACCTGTCCCTCGGCCTGACCCTGCGCGAACGCTTCGAGAGCAACCGCACGCCCGCCTTCGGCATCGGCGGGCCGCGGGGCGATGCGTACCTGCTGCAACGCCTGCAGATCCACCTCGACGCGCGGCTGAACGAGAACTGGCAGATCTTCGCGCAGGTGGAGGATGTACGGGCACCGGGCAAGCGCGTCATCACCTCGGTCGACGAGAACATCCTCGACCTGCGCCTCGCCTTCCTGTCCTACAGCCGGACGGGCGAGGACGGGACCTTCAAGGCCCGGGCCGGGCGGCAGGACTTCGCCTTCGACCTGCAGCGCTTCGTCTCCTCGCGCGACGGACCGAACGTGCGCCAGTCCTTCGATGCGCTCTGGGCCGATTGGGAATCCGGGCCCTGGCGGGTGCTCGGCTTCGTCAGCCAGCCGGTACAATACCGGATCTATGAGCCCTTCGACGACGTCTCCACCAAGGCCTTCCGCTTCAGCACCCTGCGGGTCGAACGCAAGGTCTTCGGCGATCAGGAATTGTCCGCCTATTGGGGTCTCTACGAGCGCGACGGCGCCCGCTTCCTCGACGCCGTCGGAAACGAGTCCCGCCACGTCCTCGACATCCGCTACGCGGGGGCCGCGGGCGGGTTCGACTGGGATCTGGAGGCGATGGGCCAGATCGGCAGCGTCGGCCGGACCGACATCGCCGCCTGGGCGGTCGGCAGCCGCGTCGGCTACACGCTCGACACTCTGCCCTGGCGGCCGCGCCTCGGCCTCCAGGGCGACGCCGCCTCGGGCGACGCCCGCCGCGGCGATTCCACCTTGAACACCTTCAACCCGCTCTTCCCCAACGGCTACTACTTCACGCTCGCCGGCTACACGAGCTACGCCAACCTCCTCCACCTCAAGCCGTCGCTGACGGTCCACCCGGCCGCAGGCCTCGCCGTCAGCGCCGCCTTCGGCCTGCAATGGCGCCAGACCACTTCCGATGCGGTCTACGTCCAGCCGAGCAACCCGGTCCCGGGCACTGCCGGGCGCGGGCATCTCTGGACCGGCGCCTACGGGCAGCTGCGCGCGGATTACGTCTTCGCTCCCGGCCTCACCGGCGCGGTCGAGGCGGTGCGCTTTGCCGCCGGCGACACGATCCGCCAGGCCGGGGGCAAGGACGGCACCTATCTCGGCGTCGAGCTGCGCTACGCCTGGTGA
- a CDS encoding VOC family protein encodes MMRILAASLLAAALLAGPARARDAAAEPKVAVAPQYDTTHVYVAPEDVDRFVGSFTATFGGKSTKQVVATVTPTPSSTTSQLIQTPVGTVSLFGFKTPIPHPFGTERTGYLVADMDAAVASARAAGAAVIVQTFPDPIGRDAVIQWPGGVNMQLYWHNTKPDYAPFATVPENRVYVSPDSVEAFVAGFRRFSHGRVVSDDTKAPGAEIGRPGDTYRRLRLASDFGRMTVLVTDGHLPYPYGHETTGYEVADLADTLAKAKAAGASVLVAPVTAGDRSAAMVRFPGGYVAEIHQAGMAAR; translated from the coding sequence ATGATGCGCATCCTCGCCGCCTCCCTCCTCGCGGCCGCCCTCCTCGCCGGCCCGGCCCGGGCTCGGGACGCCGCGGCCGAGCCCAAGGTCGCCGTCGCGCCGCAATACGACACCACCCACGTCTACGTGGCCCCCGAGGATGTCGACCGTTTCGTCGGGAGCTTCACCGCCACCTTCGGCGGCAAGAGCACGAAGCAGGTCGTCGCGACCGTGACGCCGACGCCGTCGAGCACCACCTCGCAGCTGATCCAGACGCCGGTCGGCACCGTGTCGCTGTTCGGCTTCAAGACGCCGATCCCCCATCCCTTCGGGACCGAGCGCACCGGCTACCTCGTCGCCGACATGGATGCGGCGGTCGCCTCCGCCCGAGCTGCGGGGGCCGCGGTGATCGTCCAGACCTTTCCGGACCCGATCGGCCGCGACGCCGTCATCCAGTGGCCGGGCGGCGTCAACATGCAGCTCTACTGGCACAATACGAAGCCGGACTACGCTCCCTTCGCGACGGTGCCGGAGAACCGGGTCTACGTCTCGCCCGACAGCGTCGAGGCCTTCGTGGCGGGCTTCCGCCGCTTCTCCCACGGACGCGTCGTCTCCGACGACACGAAGGCCCCCGGCGCCGAGATCGGCCGGCCGGGCGACACCTATCGCCGTCTGCGCCTCGCCTCCGATTTCGGCCGCATGACCGTGCTGGTGACCGACGGCCACCTGCCCTACCCCTACGGCCACGAGACCACCGGCTACGAGGTCGCGGACCTCGCCGACACCCTGGCCAAGGCGAAGGCGGCCGGGGCGAGCGTGCTGGTTGCCCCTGTCACCGCCGGTGACCGGAGCGCCGCGATGGTGCGCTTCCCCGGCGGTTACGTCGCGGAGATCCACCAAGCGGGTATGGCGGCCCGGTGA
- a CDS encoding amidohydrolase yields the protein MSVAAHPDLVLRGGLVTTLDPSRPTASAVAISDGVFTAVGSDHEVMGLAGPGTRVVDLKGRRVLPGLIDNHLHLIRGGLNFNMELRWDGVRSLADAMAMLKRQVAVTPPPQWVRVVGGFTEHQFAEKRLPTLEELNAVAPDTPVFLLHLYDRALLNGAALRAVGYTRDTPEPPGGSILRDSAGNPTGLLLAKPNAAILYATLAKGPKLPFEYQVNSTRHFMRELNRLGVTGAIDAGGGFQNYPEDYQVVQTLADAGQLTVRLAYNLFTQKPKAEKEDFLAWTRSSRYKQGDDYFRHNGAGEMLVFSAADFEDFRQPRPDMAPEMEDELEGVVRVLAENRWPWRLHATYDETISRALDVFERVNQDIPLEGLNWFFDHAETISEASIDRIAALGGGIAVQHRMAYQGEYFVERYGHGAAAATPPVARMLEKGVPVSAGTDATRVASYNPWVSIAWLVTGRTVGGMQIYPRRNCLDRETALRMWTENVTWFSNEQGRKGRIASGQLADLIVPDRDVLACAEAEIADTVSDLTVVGGRVVYAAGPFSALDETPPPPAMPDWSPVRTFKGYGAWGERPVRAEAVVAREASAACGCALSCGLHGHAHATAWSSQAPVSDLKSFWGALGCACWAV from the coding sequence ATGAGCGTTGCGGCTCACCCCGACCTAGTCCTGCGCGGCGGTCTCGTCACCACGCTCGACCCCTCGCGCCCCACAGCCTCGGCGGTCGCGATCTCCGACGGCGTCTTCACCGCGGTCGGATCCGACCACGAGGTGATGGGGCTCGCCGGGCCGGGAACGCGGGTGGTCGACCTCAAGGGCCGCCGGGTCCTGCCCGGCCTCATCGACAACCACCTGCATCTCATCCGCGGCGGGCTCAACTTCAACATGGAGCTGCGCTGGGACGGCGTGCGCTCGCTGGCCGACGCGATGGCGATGCTCAAGCGCCAGGTGGCGGTGACGCCGCCGCCGCAATGGGTGCGCGTGGTCGGCGGCTTCACCGAGCACCAGTTCGCCGAGAAGCGCCTGCCGACCCTCGAGGAGCTGAACGCCGTCGCCCCCGATACCCCGGTCTTCCTGCTCCACCTCTACGACCGGGCGCTCCTCAACGGGGCGGCTTTGCGGGCCGTCGGCTACACCCGGGACACGCCGGAGCCGCCGGGCGGATCGATCCTGCGCGATTCTGCGGGCAACCCGACCGGGTTGCTGCTCGCCAAGCCCAACGCCGCGATCCTCTACGCGACGCTGGCCAAGGGGCCGAAGCTCCCCTTCGAGTACCAGGTCAACTCGACCCGCCACTTCATGCGCGAGCTGAACCGGCTCGGCGTGACCGGAGCGATCGATGCCGGCGGCGGCTTCCAGAACTATCCGGAGGATTACCAGGTCGTCCAGACGCTGGCCGATGCCGGCCAGCTCACCGTGCGGCTCGCCTACAACCTGTTCACCCAGAAGCCGAAGGCCGAGAAGGAGGACTTCCTCGCCTGGACCAGGTCGTCCCGCTACAAGCAGGGCGACGACTACTTCCGGCACAACGGTGCGGGCGAGATGCTGGTCTTCTCGGCCGCCGATTTCGAGGACTTTCGCCAGCCCCGGCCCGACATGGCGCCGGAGATGGAGGACGAGCTCGAGGGCGTGGTGCGGGTGCTCGCCGAGAACCGCTGGCCCTGGCGCCTGCACGCCACCTACGACGAGACGATCTCCCGCGCCCTCGACGTGTTCGAGCGCGTGAACCAGGACATCCCGCTCGAGGGCCTCAACTGGTTCTTCGACCACGCCGAGACGATCTCGGAGGCCTCGATCGACCGCATCGCGGCGCTCGGCGGCGGCATCGCGGTGCAGCACCGGATGGCCTATCAGGGCGAGTACTTCGTCGAGCGCTACGGCCACGGCGCCGCCGCGGCGACCCCGCCGGTCGCCCGCATGCTGGAGAAGGGCGTACCGGTCTCGGCCGGTACCGACGCGACCCGCGTCGCCTCCTACAATCCTTGGGTCTCGATCGCCTGGCTCGTCACCGGCCGCACGGTCGGCGGGATGCAGATCTACCCCCGCCGCAACTGCCTCGACCGCGAGACGGCGCTCCGGATGTGGACCGAGAACGTGACCTGGTTCTCGAACGAGCAGGGCCGCAAGGGGCGGATCGCCAGTGGCCAACTCGCCGACCTGATCGTGCCGGACCGCGACGTATTGGCCTGCGCCGAGGCCGAGATCGCCGACACGGTGAGCGACCTGACGGTGGTCGGCGGCAGGGTGGTGTACGCCGCCGGCCCCTTCTCGGCCCTCGACGAGACTCCGCCGCCCCCGGCGATGCCGGACTGGTCGCCGGTGCGCACCTTCAAGGGCTACGGCGCCTGGGGCGAGCGCCCGGTGCGGGCGGAAGCCGTGGTGGCGCGGGAGGCGAGCGCGGCGTGCGGCTGCGCGCTGTCCTGCGGGCTGCACGGCCACGCTCATGCCACCGCCTGGTCGTCGCAGGCGCCGGTCTCGGATCTGAAGAGCTTCTGGGGGGCGTTGGGCTGTGCCTGCTGGGCGGTGTGA
- a CDS encoding DUF1427 family protein has protein sequence MLPYLLSLAAGLAVGVAYGLIGVKSPAPPIIALVGLLGILAGEMAVSYWRGHPAVLSSLLHRKSFAVEPTKAPANPPA, from the coding sequence ATGCTGCCGTACCTCCTCTCGCTTGCCGCCGGCCTCGCGGTCGGCGTCGCCTACGGGCTGATCGGCGTGAAGTCGCCCGCGCCGCCGATCATCGCGCTCGTCGGCCTCCTCGGCATCCTGGCCGGGGAGATGGCCGTCTCGTATTGGCGCGGCCACCCGGCCGTGCTGTCGAGCCTGCTCCACCGCAAGAGCTTTGCGGTCGAACCGACGAAGGCGCCGGCGAACCCGCCGGCCTGA
- a CDS encoding hydrolase, translated as MKATPTPGKRLVSPHDHTLIMIDFQSQMSFATKSIDAVTLRNNVALVSRAAAGFGVSTVLTTVAEKSFSGPMFEEITSAFPEEKLLDRTSMNTWEDAAVVARVSAIGKDRLVFAGLWTSVCIVGPTLSALDQGFEVYVIADACGDVSDEAHERAMQRMIQAGVQPMTSLQYMLELQRDWARTETYEMTTGIAKKYGGAYGLGIIYAKSMFGASEGH; from the coding sequence ATCAAAGCGACGCCGACGCCCGGAAAGCGCCTCGTCTCGCCGCACGATCACACGCTGATCATGATCGACTTCCAGTCGCAGATGTCCTTCGCGACGAAGTCCATCGACGCCGTGACCCTGCGCAACAACGTCGCCCTGGTGTCGCGCGCCGCCGCAGGGTTCGGCGTGTCCACGGTGCTGACGACGGTGGCCGAGAAGAGCTTCTCGGGCCCGATGTTCGAGGAGATCACCTCGGCCTTCCCCGAAGAGAAGCTCCTCGACCGCACCTCGATGAACACCTGGGAGGACGCCGCCGTGGTGGCCCGGGTGTCGGCGATCGGCAAGGACCGGCTCGTCTTCGCAGGCCTGTGGACCTCGGTCTGCATCGTCGGCCCGACCCTGTCGGCGCTCGACCAGGGCTTCGAGGTCTACGTCATCGCGGATGCCTGCGGCGACGTCTCCGACGAGGCGCATGAGCGCGCCATGCAGCGGATGATCCAGGCCGGCGTGCAGCCGATGACCTCGCTGCAATACATGCTCGAACTGCAGCGCGACTGGGCCCGCACCGAGACCTACGAGATGACCACCGGCATCGCCAAGAAGTACGGCGGCGCCTACGGCCTCGGCATCATCTACGCCAAGTCGATGTTCGGCGCCTCCGAAGGCCACTGA
- a CDS encoding carboxymuconolactone decarboxylase family protein: MHMMDWNLYRQQVTAGVGGFAKLSPETIGDYGALSAAGQKTNHLEAEVRELIAVAVAVTLRCDGGITVHADAASKLGATHAELAEALGGAASLGAGAAIVYGTRALDAFAASAEA; the protein is encoded by the coding sequence ATGCACATGATGGATTGGAACCTCTACCGGCAGCAGGTGACGGCCGGTGTCGGCGGGTTCGCCAAGCTCAGCCCGGAGACGATCGGGGACTACGGCGCACTGAGCGCGGCGGGGCAGAAGACCAATCACCTCGAAGCCGAGGTGCGCGAACTGATCGCGGTCGCCGTCGCGGTGACGCTGCGCTGCGATGGCGGCATCACCGTCCACGCCGACGCCGCCAGCAAGCTCGGCGCGACGCACGCGGAGCTGGCCGAGGCGCTCGGGGGCGCCGCGAGCCTCGGGGCGGGAGCGGCCATCGTCTACGGCACCCGCGCCCTCGACGCCTTCGCGGCCTCGGCCGAAGCCTGA